The DNA region ggttatcgcttctaaactgtctgtcacctgtaagttctttaaagagtttgcacatacttggagagtttttgcaagacaagagtttttgagtaaacatacagttgagaggtctaatctctaggtttatcggaccatttagcttacgaacttcattagagttcttCTCCTTGTGCATTCTCCCTTTCATCCTcagtagtcgttttagttgtgaagacgtaagtcgatcaaaatttacaaaaatggtttGAGTGgtacaacaaatatcaaaacagaatctAAGGtgacaagtgataacatcagaagcgatttccagtgagtcatctataaaataattcccaattagtcgtatgaaacatatttttcagattccggatattttcttctgagtaattcctatagtTGTTTTTCTTGGTTTAAtttaagagtgtactcttcccatgctttgCAAATACTTTAGACAGAACaagaattatacagtgatccgagctagacaatggagaacgtttacgagtcacatcattaatgaaaacgaagtctaaatgagcatccaaacgagtaggaaaatctaccacattttggtgacctagtgacgtaaagaagctacagtcacatgaatttaaatcaccacatacaactgaaagtgaatcgcTGAAgacagtaacagcgaactcagtgaattcatcagcaaaaAACAGATAGTGCAGTCTGGattcacgtagatattggtaacataaagatatttttatttattcagatgtctTGGATGACATCTTAGAATTAGACAGTCGACaaagtcatttgaaaagttGAAACATACAAACGTAGATCGACACTAGTTcacgtttacaaacgtagctacaccgccgtcacacctctttttattgtttgatcgatcctgacgatagaTATTGAAATAATGTAGTGATACTAGGCAGTCGTCCTGTAACTCATTTAACCAGGTTctgcgattaatggacataatgagtcgttaaaacaaaatgaaaagcagataacttgttgaaataattagatggtagaaacaggtagcccCGTTATTCAAGCAGGCCACCATAGATGTGTTCAGCAACAATATTGAGGATTCACAAAACCTTTCATGTCGGAGAATTATTTACCGTCACAAACATCTCTATCTAGGTTTACTGTAACTCTTGGTCTTGGTCGTGTAGATATGTAAGCTAATAGTTCATCTAAACAGATTTGCAACTAATTTATGGAAAATCGTCTATTAGTTCTGGGCACTTTAAAGAAACTTATCGAATACGTAGGTGGAAATTTTAGTGttaaaaacataaaataatttattttcgaGTAAAGATTTTATAAGAAATATCCAAGGTGTATTGATAAATCATGAACTACATCGTACAACAGTTCTGAAGAAACGTTTGTATGATTAGATTCAACCTACAATTGTCGAAATTGTATTCTATACAGAATAAGTTTGATTTGAGTCTATTTTATTGATTAGGATATGTAAAGTAGGTACGAAAGAGAACCCACTTATGCCAGGTAAAAGATAAAATTTGTCCGTAGTACTATACTTTTTAAAGTAGAGTAGACAAAACTATAATCAAAGACTGATTGATACTCTTACACCTGTTCCCAAAGACGGACACAAGTGAGCTGGAAGTAACAAACGAGACAGAAGGATACTCTAAACCTGGATACCTATGGATAACCAATTATTATAGACCTGGGTCAGAATAACAATTCGTAAAATGATTGTTAACTGGAGTAAACAGGCTCAGAATTTCCATTGTTACCAGTCTCATTAAGCTTGGACATTGTTTTATTTGCGTCAGTGGAAAATTATTGAAGTCAATAAACTAGTTACATGTGCTTAGGTGGTCATAGTGATAAAATATAATACACATTACCTTTCAAAAGTACTAACTAGTGTTCCTAAATTGGTTGTTTCTGCGACTGGGTATTTCTCCTGGTCGAGTTAACCAATCAGCTAATTACCCTATGCTCACTCCTTATTGGTCCATTTTATATGTTGGAAACCACACCCTATCGCTCAAAATCTGATATGCCTCTATACAAATTCtgatatacaaaataaattgcaaACTCTGACTTTTACACTTGAAGAATGACTAACAAACCAATTGCTCCTCAAAATTCTCAGACACCAGAAGATTCAACAGAACGGTTCGATCCACAGTCGATCAGTTTACGAGCTCAAAAAAAGTTGGTTGGAAGTTTACCAAAAGGGATTATCAAATTATTTCTTGATGATTCATCGGCtcgtttatttgaaaatatatttagtttGATCAAACAATATACGGGTAATAATAAACTAGCTGCTTATCTAACAAAGCAGGCAATTAAATTAAATGTCAAAGCCTTAATTTTAATATCAAATGACATACTATCAGACGAACAGTTAAACTATGCttatgaatttcatgagaaatGTCATCAAATAGCTGAGATCGCATTGCGCTTAGGTCGACCCAAGCGTCGTCTAATGCCGGGTGTTGAACCGTCAATTGATAAATTGATACAAACAATGAAAGAGGCTAACCAAACGTTAATAGAAGCCGTTAAGCACCATATTAGTCAACAATCACAAGACAAGTTTAAAGAATTTTCGGACTTTTTCTGTCATCGTGAATTTGTTGTTGAAGTGTTTACTAATAAAGTGAAATATTCAACGCATATGGAAAAAATCTATGATGACCTCGAAGATATGATGGACCGTGGcttattttgattttattctCCAACGCAGGAAAGGAATATAACAAGTCACATATGTATGATCTAATTGTTTGGAATGCTGCTGTGCAAAATATATTGTGTAAGCTCGTCGGCAATGAAAGATTTATGGCCAAtgttatgaattcattattgagTAAATtgtcattaaatatttattcatattccGTAACTTCACCTAATTCTTAACTAGTAAATGAATTATCGCACTTTAGAAATCTTATTCGGTTGACGACTATTTTTTGCAGATCAATAATTGTTAATTTTAAGTTTTCTACTAAGTCTATTGAGTACGCAGAGACATTATATAACGATGAGACTATTGGTGTAAGTTCTTAGCCACTACACTACCTAAAGAAGTACACACTGATTCTGTTCAACTAACTAGATGGTAAACGTGGATAATGTAAAGTATGCGATAAATTTTTGACGCGCATTGATTTTATTAGTCACTCGTTGGAACAGAATCAGATTAAACATCATCATACAAAGTCGTGATGAGAGAATCGGTAGTGAGAATAGCTTATAGTTGACAGAATATCTTTACTGAAAATGTAAGCCGTACAACCTATTCAAAAGTTGCCAAACTTTATGACAATGAAGAAACGTTCAACAAACCAGCATAGAAACGTGCACCTTATGAATAGCTAGAATCATGTAACTGTTGGGAAGAGATCATGAACATACAATCCACTTGTCAGACTACTTTACTTGTTTTGACCCAATAATATTTTCCGGGGCtgattttttttgttaaatagAAGCTTTAGCAGTTAGTGAGCTTTGAAAAGCCAGTGCGTAGATTGTGTATTCTTATCTGGCAATAGTAGCTGTAACGTTCTGTTTGTCTTATTTAAGTGCAATATgttgtaaatatatttaaaagttTCCAAATAAAATTCAAAGGAACTCGAGAGATTGATCGGTTTCGAATAACGAATATGGACTAGCTTTGGCAGCTGGACTTCAATGGTAACTATATACACATTACTAAACCGACAACAAATGTAGTGTAAGCAGCAGAAAAAGAAGTTGTATCCGGAGTCGATTATTCTGTTAGTACATTTTTTACAAAAAGAAACTTCAGCATCACCGCTTAAAACGAAGTGATTAAACTCAGAGAAGTAATGTTTTTAAAGTACTAGTGAACTCACCAGTTTGTTAGCAATTCGAAATACTAACCAATAACATTTGAAGAAGCTTATCATATTCTAAATGGATTAGTAGATTTCTAGACTAAAAATCAGTAGTGAACCGTTGCATGTTATATATGTAAATACATCTGAATCTCAGATCAAGACAAATGTCCGCTGATTTCTAAACGCTGTTAAAATGATGGTTGGTTACGTGGGCTATAGTCGGATTATACACACCTTTAGACAtatttaaacaattttcatAAAACACTTCAGAATAATTAGTGATTCTAAAAACCGCTGAAAAGGATTTCGACTATTCAAAACATTTTTGATTTCCACCAATATACATGGGACGATGCTAAACAGAAAGGATGACAATGTCAAGCGAAGAACAACGATTGCTCGGGGCATAAATACATTACGTTGACACAAACagcacaaataaaataaaacattactGATTTTTAACACATTTTTCTCAACTACACATCTATTATAGcccaataaaaataattattacgCTTAGTGATGGAACGATCAAAGATATTCCGCGAAGGCATGCCGATTCCGAAGTAAAGTAGCCACTCGCatgtaaaatgaataatatacgAAGATTGGTGTTTCTATGTTTCCAACCACTGGTGAAAATAAACCTTACTGAGAAATCAACCGTCAGCTAAATATTTAACTCAATATATTCACAGACTAAGAGAAACAGTAAGTAATCGGACCGTTCCAACAGTTTAGCTTGAATAAGGATTTCAACAAACATAATAGGATCAAGAATGAATGTCTAAATAGTTTTTCGAAATCTCAGTAGAATAGACCTTTAAGATTAAAAAGAGAAATCCTAGTATGTAATAAGAGAGAAATATAAGCTAGCTTAACAAAAAGAACTCCCTAAACAGAAGTGAGACTATTATAAAATGATTAACTGAGCTTCATAGGATTCGTTGAGTTGCAATGTATTTATTGAACAGTACCACAGAACTTACTTTTTCTTACATTAAGACGATTTCCTAACGTCGTGGTACCAAGAGCTAATGTAGCTATACATAGACTTGAGGTCAAACAAATTTTCAGGTAGATTTCCTCTGTTTTGTTCATGTGGTGAACAAGCTTCGGTTTTGATTCTTAGAACACAGACTAATGACCATTGTATCTAAATCTAGCTAGTCCAAACGATAAAACTTAGACTAACTGACACGATTCATAAAAGATTGCACTAAGCGAGCAACGAATGGTTATTAATAGGTTTACAAAGCCTATGAGAATGGCGCATAAAACCAGATTGGGAGGGTACGCAAGCATTATGACAAGAGCACCACTGAGCTTGGTAACATGCTTAATATCTCGTGAACAACAGGAACATAATCCAACAAGAAACACTACATTGCCGTAATCGGCATTTCATTTTTAACCTAAACAGATCGAGACTAAAAAAGCGAACACTACTGGTATAAAAAGTTTGAGAATTGTCCAATCCTTAGTTTATATGAAGGACTGTTTACATCTACACAATCATTGGACGTCAATAAGCAATGGATAGCTGTTTTGTTGAAACCGGCGACATTTTGATGATGTCGGTCTACAATCATTAGATAACAACGCAATAATACTTAAGGCTTAAGATTATCCCAGAAGTTTTATCTTCGGCAAGAGAGTGAATGcatactgttgagaagtcctatGTGTGGGCGAAGTATCTGTTCAATACCTCCCGATTCTCAATATATTTAAGGTAAATTAGGAAATAACATCTAGACAAGAAGTTATTAATTGTTCCTCTTTAACTGAAGAGTGGATGCAATTGAATTGTACCAAAAATGACCATTTATTGATAATACAGTAATTTATTGTAAGGCTATTTTCTGAATGGCTGATTACCCCATTACTGTAATAATAGCAAGTTAGTATTATTGTTACATGATGTAAAGGAGCTCTTAACGTTTTGTTGATTCTTTAATATTTAGAGTTTCTGCCTATTAACGTTGAACGAATTAAGACAAAATAGTGGAAAACGGATAAAAATTTGGGTAGGAAAGTAGGCCAAATAGTAAGAGGGTTTTACCTGGTGGAACtgtaataatattgatatttcTCGTagacatttataaataataatgaataacctTTTGTCATTTTCGAGGCGTGGCAATGTAgatgaaaatataaacaatcaCAAACCATATCTGATATTTCGGGTTGCCTCGGTTACCACTTGCAAATAAGTTGAGTGCGTTAAACCGAATTCTCTACTGCATATAAATTttgattttttcaaaaataaagcAAAAGGAACGTTACGTAATACCAATTACGAAGCCTATTAAAACCATGTTATCAATAAACTAAATCGCTGATTTCCGATTTATTAAACTCAGCCAAACTGGAACACTAGACTAATCGCTAAGCTTGGAATGAGAGACACCACTCTTAGGGGTCATGAAAATGGAGAACGAATTCGTATGCATTAAATTGAGGTAACTTCCGGAAGAGGTTTTTATACCGAGAACATAACTACTATGAGAATTTATACAGTGACGACCACCGAACAATCATCTCAGAagttatcacgaactgataaaTTGTTACTCACTAACCAAATAAAGGTTCGGTTTGCAGGTTTAGAGCCACAATTTAGTGTGATAGAATTAGGAAACTAAACCGAAGGTGGAGTGAGACTGAAAACTGAGACTTAATAATCGTACCTTGCACGTTTTAACCACAAGGCCAACACACAAAAACCCTCCGACTAactaataattattttcttGGCATTAATAAGAGTTAATTGGGAGAGAAAGCAATCTGTCTGATACATTAACCTATGTATGAAGTTGAACTGACCTACTTCTGTTAAAAAAAAATCAGCTTGTTGAGGTACTATGGAAATAGGCTAGGAATAGGACCCTTTTCATCGTTCCAGGACCTTTAAACAGAATTaataaacaagcaaacaaacttTGTCTGCAACAATCAATTTTGATAATCAGTAAATATGTACTCATTGTAGGATGACTAGGTTTTACCATAAATAACTTGACGAAATTAGGTTGGAGGTTTAGGAAATGCTTTTTGAAAACCATAAACATAGAAATCCCGACCAGTTCAAGGATAGAGACATAGTAGCCCAGCAAGAGGAAAAAGTGATCTTAAATAAGTGACCTGTAGCAAAAGAACGAGATTTGGAATAAAAGAAAAGCAGTGCAGGTAAAAGTTTTATCATACAAAAACAGTGAATTAGTCTTCTGATTTGAATTTTTTACTTTGTGGTGTATTAGATGCAGAAAAATTTGCGCCCCGCTTTCCGCCGAATGAATGACGTTCACCACCACGCTGACCATTCATTTCCCTCCCACCACGAAATCCGCCTCGATTACTGTGACCACCTCCATCACTCCACCGTCCACGAGAACCACCACGTCCTCCTCGGAAATCGCCACGACCACCCCGAGAATCCCCCCTTCCTCGACCACGTGAAAAATCATGTCCGCCCCGACCACCTCTTTGATCACCACGACCACGACCACCTCTTTTCCCTATTGTTAAGAAAGTAATTTGGTGATTATATGACTTCGTAAGTTAGGAATTTAAAACTAGTAGATAAAAGAACTTATAAATGTTCCTCAGGTGACAAGGTGTGCAAAGAATTCAGTATTTAAGtacttttaaaaatatctaAGAAAGGTCTGAGGACGAAAATAGGATTTTCTTTAGTTTTCATACAAAGTGTCTTGACCAGACTGTTTGAAATGTATGGGGTGAATACATCACACTCCTTATATCagctaattttttttattgttcagTCAAACCAACAAGTTTACGATAGGTTGTATACACATAAACCTGACATTCTGATAGATGACACAAGGATTGAGACAGGAAACCTGAGAAGACAAAGGACTCCGTTCTGAACACAATGGATTCTTTTATTCagcactttattttatttatttgtttgaacacataaatattggtacgaaggggcaccgaatacatatgtggtACACAAATCATTCTATTTTTGTGTGGGCCCGGGTACCCAGTCCGAAGCAGGAGTATTCAGTAAACTTCTCATTAACCGTAATTAAACAGTTAACCAAGTATGGCCTATGCTCGCAATGTAAAAAAATGGCACCAGTCGGTTCTATTCAAAAACAACTTAATATCAACTGACCTATTTGCTTACAGTTTTGAAGTGTTGccgtaataattttaatgacaTTGACTTAATGTAGTGATACAAGTTATCAGAATTCGAGTAAATAGACTTTAGTATCCATTTTGAGATAATAAAAACGAAATGTACAGGTTTGATGACGTTTTCACACTATACTAACTTGAACAAAATATGGTAATCCTGAAGACCTTATGAGACATCACTGATCCTGTAAGTCCTCACAAAAGAGACGGGAAATTACAGGTGACATTTTATTTTAagacacagatattggtacaaggaggcaccaaatacatatgcgccacacaaatctcattcgatacgtgtgagggctgtgatactgcccgggtgcccaaatcgaagcaggtggttttcgcAGGggaccactccccgagccttagACATGAAGGTccaacccacaaggcagtgaagcatcgtaaggagatgcagtctcatggtagccggtgatcaacggtTGGTTGataagccatttgttccttcaggatactgtagcccatgtgcactattggtttggaacaagggttttccaactcccctaggtggactctccatgtccaccaacctggttaaagcgtcggacattcgcttttcttccccTTAATTTCgaaaacaacacccctgccacgagaaggcagtgagtaggacttccctggcagaggctgtatacgcgtgaccatgtgagagtaCTTGGAgtaggagagcggactctcaccactctcggccgtaccagggcatttaggagCACAGGTGACAACTAGATGTGTGAGCCATAGTTTATTTACACCAAACAAAATCATAATGATACGACATACTTTTTATCACAGGCCCTCGGGCAGTATCAAAGCCCTTACAAATATCAGTGATAACGGttactggcctcattgttaaTGTGTGGCGCATACGTATTTGATGCCCCCTTATAACaatgtttgtgttcaaataaacaaaacaataataagACATCATTTGACTCAACCTAGGAAAAAGTTCATGATGTGCGATTAAATTTTCAGTCTAGAAACAAAACCACAGTATAGTGGGGTATTATGCACGCAAGAAACAACTAGGTTACAAGTAAGCCATAATCAATCTGAAACTGCAATACCGTTATTTTGAACAATGTTTTGCTAATTTATGTAAGGTTAACACAGTCACAAGCATATCAACATATAATACTGACAGTTAAATAACCTGATCACTAATTGTTTCAAGGTCACAGAACCAACACCAAAACAGTATGTGAAAGATCTCTCTCGGGAATTGATGACCACTGACTGCATTACGAACATTATGACTCGAAAAAATGACATTTCAATAACGAAATTATTTTTCGGTACTATAGGACTGATTTCAAGTGATAGAAATATAAATCCAAATGAACGAAGAATAAGGGGTTGGTCAATACCACGGTTTATAACAGTAACAGCACAAAGTATGGGATTTGGCATTGTAATTAAGATATGGCATCAAGGACTACAATCGTGGTTGTAAGTCATTTTTGAGATGGTATTTTGGTGAAAATCCTAATTCACTAACATAATGCCATTCATTAACGTTAGCTGTATGTTAATTGAATGAAAAATCGCTCATTTCGCACTGATAGTTTAGTCTTGTTATGCTTATGACTAAAGATTTAACTAAATGTCAGTGTTCaagaataaatttatattagttTGTGCCTCTTAAAGCGAACGATTAGCGATACACACAAAGCTACAGTTAGAATAAATTTTACAAAGTCAACTCACCTCTACTAGAATTTGGGTTCATCACGCGATCAAGTGTGAGAAACTTGGCAGGATCCATAAAAAACTACAAAATATCATATGATCTGGATAATAATGAATACCTTAACACCTTCTTGAAAAGATTTACTTTTAAGTGTATCTGAAAGTTTGATTGAAAAGTACTAGTCAAAtggattaagtaaaaaaaaaataaaaacactaCTGCATCTTTAATTGGGCCAAAAACTTCATCGACTTTGCCTATTTCTTCTTTGTTCGCCAAATAAACAGAAGCATTTGAGTAAGGTATTTTTTCCGATGTGATTTTACAGACAATATCTTCTTGACATGGATGAGCGAATACTCCAACTTCGACAACCTCTTCAGGTGGACCACTTTGAAACTTATCAGAAAATCCTCCTCCCCTGGAGCCTCTTCGAAAACCACCCTGGGAACCACGTGAACCACCTCCTCTCCCTCTGAAATTTTGAAAGCCCATGACTCACGCCGAAGGAAATCGAAAACCCGCCTACCTCAGGCCAGAAACAGGGACGTTTGACAACCTTCACTACTAAAAGCAAAATACTCTTCAGTCTATTAATTGTTACGATAAATTCTAAAACGATATCAAGTAATAAATggtcaaatatatatgcgtatTTACTTATATTGAATGGCGGGTAAAACAAAAAATGAGGTTACACATTTTAGTTTTCGTTCAGGCTGCTGTTCGTTTCGTTCATCTCCAAATCACTTGTGAGTTGTCATTGACTACTATCTCGATAAGACgtttaaattttaaatttttttcattcacGTAGTCACAAGGTTTTCATCATTTTCAATCTATAAAAAGCCCAATTTATACAACCTCCGTAGGTTgtatatttaggcgaaaagtataCGATTCGGCGACGTTTGAGAGACAGAGAGACAAAAAGTGGAAGACCTGCATTATTTCCCCGGGCAGGCTAGAAAAAGAAGACATTTTTAAGCGTTTCCCCATTATTTTCCCTTTATTTTCCATTTGTTCGCCTTGATTTCCCCTTAATTGGTTGTTTGGGACATTTTATATCaactttaaaaatgaaattcatgAATACACATTCAAAAACGCTCTCCATTTTGTTATTGCTTTTGACTTTCAGATGTTCTCTCTCGTGACTGCCGTGTCTCACCTAACCAAGATTTCCTCTTACACCATCCCGTTACAAAGTTCCTGCAAGTTGACAATCTTGAAGGCAGTATGGTTGTATTATCTCATAACACGACTTTTTATCCACGCAACTTCTCGTGTGAGCTTGTTGTGCATTCACCGATTGAGAATGCCAGAATTATGATGAAAATTGAGGAATTTTATGTCCCCTCTAAGACTCGCAATTGTGTTGAGAATTACTTATATGTATTCGATTCTAATACAGCAAAGCCCAAGGCTATGGTAAGTCTTGTAAACTAATTTCTGTTACTCCCTACAAATATGCATAGAACGTTTGCCTAAGGTGTGTTCAGTCTTCAGCAGTTAGAATAATAGGTCGTTGAATTTGTGTTGATCCGTGTACCTTGTTCTTTAGTGATAacccagcttctccttgaagaTGTTGACTGATAAGGCTGATACAACTGGTTCAGGTGAGGGGTTCCAGTAGGCGATCTGCTATTGGTAGTATACTGGTATTTATTACTATATTAAATGTGCATTGGCAAACTCTACGATTAATTTTCAAAGCCCATCTTTGGTACCATCCAGTTAATTCATCTAGGTCAGCTTGAAGATCAAGATTATCGTTCTCATTTAAACGTCATCTGCAAATAAGTTTCGACGACTTATTACGTTAATTCTTTAACGTTGGGAAGAAATTTTAAGGGATCTAAAATAATACCTTGGAGTACGCCACTTTTAACCAGTTTACATTCAGATGTCCTATTTACCCTCACCTTCTGACGCCAGCTATAGAGGAAAGTTTTTATTCACTATTGTATGGCGGCTATTATTATAAAGCTGTACGGCTTGTGCATAAGCCATAAGACACTTAATCAAACGCTTTACTAAAAGCTATAAATATCACGTCGACAGACAAACCGTTATCTTGGGATCCTGTTCAATCCCCTCTCGCAACTAGTAAGTTAACTAAGCATGAATGTTTATTCCAAAACACGTGTTGCTCATAATTGAACAGATTGTATGATTCTATGTGACTCAGTAACTTGGGCCGAATTATGTTTTTAAACAATTTAACTAATATGCTGGTTAAGCTGCCATGTCCGTAGTTAGAAAAGATGTCTCCATACGTTAGTGTAGGGCTACCTATGGCATCCTTCCAATCCCTGGGGAGTCGAACTTAGGAAAAGATTTCGTTAAATAGTTTCCTGAGTGGTCCTCAAATAGTGTTTAAGAGGGTTGTCAGCGATCGTAGGTGTAACCCATCAGGATCGGGTGACTTACTAGGCTTAAGGCTAATAAGAAATGAGACAACAATCAGCCTAACTCCACGTACAAATATGACTTGAGACAAAGTCTTCGGCAAGATAACGTGGTCACTACTCCGTGTCTAGATTTAATTGTATAACAATCTGCTTCACGTATACCGTTATCGTGCGTCTCTGATATCCTcgattgtatacgaaagtggTCTCACACATGTAATATTATGTCTCCTCCCTTGCGATTTATAACTCTGTTACTTCTAATACAGTTGACCCCTGCAATAATTGGAGAACAGTTTACATCTACGATGAGCCACTCTTCATAACAACAATTATATCGGGTCTTAATTTTTTCATCATCAAGCTTAACTTGATCGTTTTATTTTTTAGACTACGAGGACTTGTGTGTGTTAACTTGTGTTTTGTGTAATTCGCACTTATTGCATCAATAAATCCAAATATTCTACATCTATGTTCCACAAGCTTTTTAGATATATTATCTTTTATAGACAGAAGCTGGTGGAGAACGTGGTTTATGTGGACCGAATTATCCGAAGTATCTTATATTTACGACAAAGTCCTACATATGTTTAGCTTTCCAGTAAGtcgttgtatatatatatatatatatactgttcaATCACTATCGGTTTCATAGGACACAGGCTGTAGGCATCAAAGATAACTGAGTCGCAACAATTAAATAACAAACTAACTCAGTTACCAGATGTGTACCATTATACTTAGTCTA from Schistosoma haematobium chromosome ZW, whole genome shotgun sequence includes:
- the TNFAIP8L2 gene encoding Tumor necrosis factor alpha-induced protein 8-like 2 (EggNog:ENOG410VBEW~COG:T); protein product: MTNKPIAPQNSQTPEDSTERFDPQSISLRAQKKLVGSLPKGIIKLFLDDSSARLFENIFSLIKQYTGNNKLAAYLTKQAIKLNVKALILISNDILSDEQLNYAYEFHEKCHQIAEIALRLGRPKRRLMPGVEPSIDKLIQTMKEANQTLIEAVKHHISQQSQDKFKEFSDFFCHREFVVEVFTNKVKYSTHMEKIYDDLEDMMDRGLF
- the GAR1 gene encoding H/ACA snoRNP pseudouridylase subunit (EggNog:ENOG410VIJ6~COG:A~BUSCO:EOG091G0Z6Z), producing MGFQNFRGRGGGSRGSQGGFRRGSRGGGFSDKFQSGPPEEVVEVGVFAHPCQEDIVCKITSEKIPYSNASVYLANKEEIGKVDEVFGPIKDAYFSIKLSDTLKSKSFQEGVKFFMDPAKFLTLDRVMNPNSSRGKRGGRGRGDQRGGRGGHDFSRGRGRGDSRGGRGDFRGGRGGSRGRWSDGGGHSNRGGFRGGREMNGQRGGERHSFGGKRGANFSASNTPQSKKFKSED